The following proteins are encoded in a genomic region of Micromonospora olivasterospora:
- a CDS encoding ATP-binding protein, protein MSPGIHLPTGWVTFVFTDIEGSTRLAQMLGPGYRPVLREHRRLLRRTLAGTRGAELLTEGDSFFIAFPDAAAALTACLTAQRALATHEWPAPEAAPRVRMGLHTGWAEPRDGEYASAEVHRAARIAAAAHGGQVLCSAATARHAASLPEGASLLDLGLHRLRGFDDRERLFQLVAPGLERQFPRPRTADATAHNLPTQVTSFVGREAERAELRRLVQRHRLVTVLGAGGAGKTRLAVELAAGLVEEYPDGIWFVDVAAVTDPGLVAFAVAAVLGLRPEPGRPMVDTLVEYAAVRRMLVLLDTCDAQPAASAQVISRLLAGGGGVRVLATSRESFGLPGEVVWRIPPLSVEPRPDGAESDAVALLLDRTAAARGGRPPDPAESADVRRVVRRLDGLPLAIELAAARLRVLSVGQLAERLDDVLGTLDAGRQDLGPAPGGGWTGDPRDPLDGVGSSSGDAPPAGADRSAQRPAAERHLTMQATVTWSYRTLGARAARLLRWLAVFAGPVDLPTVEWLLDDDPLDPLSVLVDKSMILAEPHASGSTYRMLDPIRAYAARRLVQAGEERAARDRHLAWATHALARAQLGPDGSPATLSLYALDPLAKELRAALRWCVTGGSARAGLRVAGALDQWWRERGLAREGRLWLFRLYGRIAETGESIPDAELAAAYHMHSLHAGADGEFTEELRFSQQAEAVARQAGDAGLLARVLAGRAAPLIDMGQFAEAERVCREVIDWARERDVASDALFAVLRLAELLWRRGALAEAAELLGAARPVEASRPAERGRRSVDMLLGMVALARGDLVAAHEHLLVALRSRMTHGFHRRACDTLNAVAVRCAEGGDPLTAARLFGAAQATRASLRSTPGIYGAYWAEQQAELRGALGDAAFDVAYGEGSELGLEEAAAMALGVEHPDLGADSVRFGATGAPTPRRHAEPGRRPAGRTERA, encoded by the coding sequence ATGTCGCCAGGGATCCACCTCCCGACGGGTTGGGTGACCTTCGTGTTCACCGACATCGAGGGTTCGACGCGCCTGGCCCAGATGCTCGGTCCGGGTTACCGCCCGGTGCTGCGGGAGCACCGCCGCCTGCTGCGCCGCACCCTGGCCGGCACCCGGGGCGCGGAGCTGCTGACCGAGGGCGACTCGTTCTTCATCGCGTTCCCGGACGCCGCCGCGGCGCTGACCGCCTGTCTGACCGCGCAGCGGGCGCTGGCGACCCACGAGTGGCCGGCCCCGGAGGCCGCGCCCAGGGTCCGGATGGGACTGCACACGGGCTGGGCCGAGCCGCGCGACGGCGAGTACGCCAGCGCCGAGGTGCACCGCGCCGCCCGGATCGCGGCCGCGGCGCACGGCGGGCAGGTGCTCTGCTCGGCGGCCACCGCGCGGCACGCCGCCTCGCTGCCGGAGGGCGCGTCCCTGCTCGACCTCGGCCTGCACCGGCTGCGCGGCTTCGACGACCGGGAGCGGCTGTTCCAACTCGTCGCGCCCGGCCTGGAACGGCAGTTCCCGCGCCCGCGTACCGCCGACGCGACGGCGCACAACCTGCCGACCCAGGTCACCTCGTTCGTCGGCCGGGAGGCCGAGCGGGCCGAGCTGCGCCGGCTGGTGCAGCGCCACCGCCTGGTCACCGTGCTCGGCGCGGGCGGGGCCGGCAAGACCCGGCTGGCCGTCGAGCTGGCCGCCGGGCTGGTCGAGGAGTACCCCGACGGGATCTGGTTCGTCGACGTCGCCGCGGTGACCGACCCGGGGCTCGTGGCGTTCGCGGTCGCCGCCGTGCTCGGGCTGCGCCCGGAGCCGGGTCGGCCCATGGTGGACACCCTCGTCGAGTACGCCGCCGTGCGCCGGATGCTGGTCCTGCTGGACACCTGCGACGCCCAGCCGGCCGCGTCGGCGCAGGTGATCTCCCGGCTGCTCGCCGGCGGTGGTGGCGTGCGGGTGCTGGCCACCAGCCGCGAGTCCTTCGGCCTGCCGGGGGAGGTGGTGTGGCGGATCCCGCCGCTGTCGGTGGAGCCCCGGCCGGACGGCGCGGAGAGCGACGCCGTGGCGCTGCTGCTGGACCGGACGGCGGCGGCCCGGGGCGGGCGGCCGCCGGACCCGGCCGAGTCGGCCGACGTGCGGCGGGTGGTGCGGCGGCTGGACGGCCTGCCGCTCGCCATCGAGCTGGCCGCCGCGCGGCTGCGGGTGCTCTCCGTCGGGCAGCTCGCGGAACGCCTCGACGACGTCCTCGGCACCCTGGACGCGGGCCGGCAGGACCTTGGGCCGGCGCCCGGGGGCGGCTGGACGGGCGACCCGCGGGACCCGCTCGACGGGGTGGGGTCGTCCTCGGGGGACGCCCCGCCCGCCGGGGCCGACCGGTCGGCGCAGCGCCCGGCCGCGGAGCGGCACCTCACCATGCAGGCCACGGTCACGTGGTCGTACCGGACGTTGGGGGCGCGGGCGGCGCGGCTGCTGCGCTGGCTGGCGGTCTTCGCCGGGCCGGTCGACCTGCCGACCGTGGAGTGGCTGCTCGACGACGACCCGCTCGACCCGCTGTCCGTGCTCGTGGACAAGTCGATGATCCTGGCCGAACCGCACGCGTCGGGCAGCACCTACCGGATGCTCGATCCGATCCGGGCGTACGCGGCCCGCCGGCTGGTGCAGGCGGGCGAGGAGCGGGCGGCCCGGGACCGGCACCTCGCCTGGGCCACGCACGCGCTGGCGCGCGCCCAGCTGGGGCCGGACGGCAGCCCGGCCACTCTCTCCCTGTACGCCCTCGACCCGCTGGCCAAGGAGCTGCGTGCCGCCCTGCGCTGGTGTGTCACCGGCGGCAGCGCGCGCGCCGGGCTGCGGGTGGCCGGCGCGCTGGACCAGTGGTGGCGGGAGCGCGGGCTGGCCCGGGAGGGGCGGCTCTGGCTGTTCCGGCTCTACGGCCGGATCGCCGAGACCGGGGAGTCCATTCCGGACGCCGAGCTGGCCGCGGCGTACCACATGCACTCGCTGCACGCCGGGGCGGACGGCGAGTTCACCGAGGAGCTGCGCTTCTCCCAGCAGGCGGAGGCGGTGGCCCGGCAGGCCGGCGACGCGGGCCTGCTGGCCCGGGTGCTGGCGGGGCGCGCCGCCCCGCTGATCGACATGGGACAGTTCGCCGAGGCCGAGCGCGTCTGCCGGGAGGTCATCGACTGGGCGCGCGAGCGGGACGTGGCGTCCGACGCGCTGTTCGCCGTGCTTCGCCTCGCCGAGCTGCTGTGGCGGCGGGGCGCGCTGGCGGAGGCGGCGGAGCTGCTCGGCGCGGCGCGGCCGGTCGAGGCGTCCCGCCCGGCGGAACGGGGCCGCCGGTCCGTGGACATGCTGCTCGGCATGGTGGCGCTGGCCCGGGGCGACCTCGTGGCGGCGCACGAGCATCTGCTGGTCGCGCTGCGCTCCCGGATGACCCACGGCTTCCACCGGCGGGCCTGTGACACGCTCAACGCGGTCGCGGTGCGCTGCGCCGAAGGGGGCGACCCGCTCACCGCCGCGCGGCTGTTCGGCGCGGCCCAGGCGACGCGGGCGAGCCTGCGCTCCACGCCCGGCATCTACGGCGCGTACTGGGCGGAGCAGCAGGCGGAGCTGCGCGGCGCGCTGGGCGACGCGGCCTTCGACGTCGCGTACGGCGAGGGCAGCGAGCTGGGCCTGGAGGAGGCGGCGGCGATGGCGCTGGGGGTGGAGCACCCGGACCTGGGCGCGGACTCGGTGCGGTTCGGCGCGACCGGGGCACCCACCCCCCGCCGGCACGCGGAGCCGGGCCGGCGGCCGGCGGGCCGCACGGAGCGGGCCTGA
- a CDS encoding FmdB family zinc ribbon protein yields the protein MPRYEFRCRACGDTFEVNRPMARAGEPAPCPQGHADTVKLLSTVAVTGRGGPGATAPAPSGGGCCGGGCGC from the coding sequence ATGCCCCGGTACGAGTTCCGCTGCCGCGCCTGCGGCGACACCTTCGAGGTCAACCGCCCCATGGCGCGGGCCGGCGAGCCAGCGCCCTGCCCCCAGGGGCACGCCGACACGGTCAAGCTGCTGTCCACGGTGGCCGTGACCGGTCGCGGTGGCCCGGGCGCCACCGCCCCGGCCCCGTCCGGCGGGGGCTGTTGCGGCGGCGGCTGCGGCTGCTGA
- a CDS encoding lytic murein transglycosylase, producing MVDGEESATVRPLRPATPPAEPGGGPAYPRLPRPRRPWLRPEEPTEAPTPADGPGAAEAAKPDATAATTTAADKPGPADKPGPADKPGDAGKAEKAGDADKAGDADKAGDADKAGEAGSAKTDAAGEEEAGDAGGTAAGDAESEKQAEGEKQAGGRRRRVPFSHAVRLPPPRQAVAAAARATRAWSRRPGGRLTLSGLFLLALVGATAAAGALVVPATAPKSRAVPVDASASAPGVGTAAPQGGALPGVSGTPVPPGLPGVPAATGRPADALAAWAQQTGAKVGISPVAMQAYGYAELVLAETNRSCQLSWTTLAAIGYVESRHGQANGATLGPDGRALPEIIGDPLDGRGGRSLIRDTDRGLYDRDTTYDRAIGPMQFIPTTWQEIGADADNDGRKDPHDLDDAALAAGNYLCKGGRNMTIPGDWWGAILSYNDVRRYAQDVFDKANEYGAASRRT from the coding sequence GTGGTGGACGGCGAGGAGAGTGCGACGGTTCGGCCCCTGCGACCGGCCACGCCGCCCGCGGAGCCGGGCGGCGGCCCGGCGTATCCCCGGCTGCCCCGCCCCCGCCGGCCGTGGTTGAGGCCGGAGGAACCGACCGAGGCGCCCACCCCGGCCGACGGGCCGGGCGCCGCCGAGGCAGCGAAGCCCGACGCCACCGCCGCGACCACGACGGCCGCCGACAAGCCCGGCCCGGCCGACAAGCCGGGCCCGGCCGACAAGCCGGGCGACGCCGGCAAAGCCGAGAAGGCCGGCGACGCCGACAAGGCCGGCGACGCCGACAAGGCCGGCGACGCCGACAAGGCCGGCGAGGCCGGCAGCGCCAAGACGGACGCCGCCGGGGAGGAGGAGGCCGGCGACGCCGGGGGCACCGCGGCGGGCGACGCCGAGAGCGAGAAGCAGGCCGAGGGCGAGAAGCAGGCCGGTGGCCGGCGGCGCCGGGTGCCGTTCTCCCACGCCGTACGACTGCCTCCGCCGCGGCAGGCGGTGGCGGCCGCCGCGCGCGCCACCCGTGCCTGGTCGCGCCGCCCGGGCGGGCGGCTCACGCTGTCCGGGCTGTTCCTGCTCGCCCTCGTCGGGGCGACCGCGGCCGCCGGGGCGCTCGTGGTGCCGGCCACCGCGCCGAAGTCCCGCGCCGTCCCGGTCGACGCCAGCGCCAGCGCGCCGGGGGTCGGCACGGCCGCCCCGCAGGGCGGCGCCCTTCCCGGGGTCTCCGGCACCCCGGTGCCGCCCGGGCTGCCCGGCGTGCCGGCGGCAACCGGCCGGCCCGCGGACGCCCTCGCCGCCTGGGCCCAGCAGACCGGCGCGAAGGTGGGCATCTCGCCCGTCGCGATGCAGGCGTACGGCTACGCCGAGCTGGTGCTCGCCGAGACCAACCGCAGCTGCCAGCTCAGCTGGACCACCCTCGCCGCGATCGGGTATGTCGAGTCCCGGCACGGGCAGGCCAACGGCGCCACCCTCGGGCCGGACGGCCGGGCGCTGCCGGAGATCATCGGCGACCCACTCGACGGCAGGGGCGGCCGGTCGCTGATCAGGGACACCGACCGGGGGCTGTACGACCGCGACACGACGTACGACCGGGCGATCGGGCCGATGCAGTTCATCCCGACCACCTGGCAGGAGATCGGGGCCGACGCGGACAACGACGGCCGCAAGGACCCGCACGACCTCGACGACGCCGCCCTGGCCGCCGGCAACTACCTGTGCAAGGGCGGCCGGAACATGACCATCCCCGGCGACTGGTGGGGCGCCATTCTGTCGTACAACGACGTGCGTCGGTACGCGCAGGACGTCTTCGACAAGGCCAACGAGTACGGGGCGGCCAGCCGGCGTACGTGA
- a CDS encoding GNAT family N-acetyltransferase, which produces MVREWDPRTASSAEIASLLGTLNAVFAADLPQDPPWRESSLREYLSEVMPGERRISWVAQAEPSAGGQPGAILGHVHVLMLGDIGVLEVLVHPSVRRGGLGRDLVRLAARRVYQEGFQSIGVEVVGETPAVAFYEALGFSREYVETRSVLDLSAVDWAALGEMATGVGAGYHVEFCPGSPPDHLIEAYARAKAEVRDLGDGELRPSSYDPERLRDSLDTLHRRGMKPYIVLAIHDRTGEVAGLTELVVPAQHPTRADQYDTIVVQDHRGYGIDRAIKARMLLELRSAEPELTEVQTWNAQANEAMLKVNAELGYRPDREWCEYSVDVAELVHRLDAGR; this is translated from the coding sequence ATGGTTCGCGAGTGGGATCCCCGGACCGCCTCGTCCGCCGAGATCGCGTCGCTACTGGGCACGCTGAACGCGGTGTTCGCGGCCGACCTCCCGCAGGATCCGCCCTGGCGGGAGAGTTCGCTGCGGGAATACCTCTCCGAGGTGATGCCCGGCGAGCGGCGGATCTCCTGGGTGGCCCAGGCCGAGCCGAGCGCAGGAGGCCAGCCCGGCGCGATCCTCGGCCACGTCCACGTGCTCATGCTCGGCGACATCGGCGTCCTGGAGGTGCTCGTCCACCCGTCGGTGCGCCGCGGGGGCCTGGGCCGGGACCTGGTCCGGTTGGCCGCCCGCCGCGTCTACCAGGAGGGCTTCCAGTCCATCGGCGTGGAGGTCGTCGGCGAGACCCCGGCCGTGGCGTTCTACGAGGCGCTCGGCTTCAGCCGGGAGTACGTGGAGACGCGCAGCGTGCTGGACCTGTCCGCGGTGGACTGGGCGGCGCTGGGGGAGATGGCCACGGGCGTCGGCGCGGGCTACCACGTCGAGTTCTGCCCGGGCAGCCCGCCGGACCACCTGATCGAGGCGTACGCGCGGGCGAAGGCCGAGGTACGCGACCTCGGCGACGGCGAGCTGCGCCCCAGCTCGTACGACCCGGAGCGGCTGCGGGACAGCCTCGACACGCTGCACCGCCGGGGCATGAAGCCGTACATCGTGCTCGCCATCCACGACCGGACCGGCGAGGTGGCCGGGCTGACCGAGCTGGTCGTGCCGGCGCAGCACCCGACCCGGGCCGACCAGTACGACACGATCGTGGTGCAGGACCACCGGGGCTACGGCATCGACCGGGCGATCAAGGCGCGAATGCTGCTGGAGCTGCGCTCGGCCGAGCCGGAGCTGACCGAGGTGCAGACATGGAACGCCCAGGCCAACGAGGCGATGCTCAAGGTCAACGCCGAGCTGGGCTACCGCCCCGACCGGGAGTGGTGCGAATACAGCGTGGACGTGGCGGAGCTGGTGCACCGCCTGGACGCCGGCCGCTGA
- the hemB gene encoding porphobilinogen synthase, giving the protein MPYPEIRPRRLRRNAAVRRLVTETRVDPAELVVPMFVKEGLTEPRQIASLPGVLQHSRDSLRKAAVEAVQAGVGGIMLFGVPASRDERGSGGLDPNGILNVAIRDVVAEVGDATVIMSDLCLDEFTSHGHCGLLTPDGGVDNDATLAEYAEMAVAQAAAGVHVVGPSGMMDGQVGVVRRALDAAGHTDVAVLAYAVKYASAFYGPFRDAVESALEGDRRTYQQDPANLRESLREVELDVAEGADMVMVKPALPYLDVVAAVRAAVDVPVAAYQVSGEYAMVEAAAANGWIDRERAVLETLTSIRRAGAQIILTYWAVEAAQLLRERY; this is encoded by the coding sequence GTGCCGTACCCCGAGATCCGGCCCCGCCGGCTGCGTCGCAACGCGGCCGTGCGGCGGCTGGTCACCGAGACCCGCGTCGACCCGGCCGAGCTGGTCGTGCCGATGTTCGTCAAGGAGGGGCTGACCGAGCCGCGGCAGATCGCCTCGCTGCCGGGGGTGCTCCAGCACTCCCGGGACTCGCTGCGCAAGGCGGCCGTGGAGGCGGTGCAGGCCGGCGTGGGCGGGATCATGCTGTTCGGGGTGCCGGCGTCGCGCGACGAGCGCGGCTCCGGCGGCCTCGACCCGAACGGCATTCTCAACGTCGCCATCCGGGACGTGGTCGCCGAGGTCGGCGACGCCACCGTGATCATGAGCGACCTCTGCCTGGACGAGTTCACCTCGCACGGGCACTGCGGGCTGCTCACCCCCGACGGCGGCGTGGACAACGACGCCACCCTGGCCGAGTACGCCGAGATGGCGGTCGCCCAGGCCGCCGCGGGGGTCCACGTCGTCGGGCCGTCCGGAATGATGGACGGTCAGGTCGGGGTCGTCCGACGGGCCCTCGACGCCGCCGGCCACACCGACGTCGCCGTGCTCGCGTACGCCGTGAAGTACGCCTCGGCGTTCTACGGTCCGTTCCGGGACGCGGTGGAGTCGGCGCTGGAGGGCGACCGGCGCACCTACCAGCAGGACCCGGCGAACCTGCGGGAGTCCCTGCGCGAGGTCGAGCTGGACGTGGCCGAGGGCGCCGACATGGTGATGGTCAAGCCGGCCCTGCCCTACCTCGACGTGGTGGCGGCCGTGCGGGCCGCGGTGGACGTCCCGGTGGCCGCGTACCAGGTCTCCGGCGAGTACGCGATGGTCGAGGCGGCCGCCGCGAACGGCTGGATCGACCGGGAGCGGGCCGTGCTGGAGACGCTCACCTCCATCCGCCGCGCCGGCGCCCAGATCATCCTCACGTACTGGGCGGTCGAGGCCGCCCAACTCCTGCGCGAGCGCTACTGA
- a CDS encoding uroporphyrinogen-III synthase gives MTRTRKPVGRIAFVGAGPGDPGLLTRRAHDALVDADQVVYDRGIPESLLDAVRAQAKPEAEFTPAEGVPGDVAKVLISAARSGQNAVHLVAGDPFGHESVVKEVQAVARTAAHFEVVPGISQAEGVATYAGLPLPGVRTAADVEDVTTLDFEALAAAVSRGSLAIAVDAGDLAAVRDGLLAAGVDGTTAVGVTGDGTGETQYTTTSTVDSFVAAALGFTGRVVLTVGAGVGERDKLSWWENRPLYGWKVLVPRTKEQAGVMSARLRAYGAIPCEVPTIAVEPPRTPAQMERAVKGLVDGRYAWVVFTSVNAVRAVWEKFAEHGLDARHFGGVKIACIGEATADAVRAFGIQPELIPSGEQSSEGLLAEFSPHDEILDPVGRVLLPRADIATETLAAGLTERGWEVDDVTAYRTVRAAPPPAEIRDAIKSGGFDAVLFTSSSTVRNLVGIAGKPHQRTVVAVIGPKTAETATEFGLRVDVQPQHASVADLVEALAAYAVELREKLAAMPAKQRRGSKVQGPTALRFR, from the coding sequence ATGACCCGCACCCGTAAGCCCGTAGGCCGCATCGCGTTCGTCGGGGCCGGTCCCGGCGACCCGGGCCTGCTGACCCGCCGGGCGCACGACGCCCTGGTCGACGCCGACCAGGTGGTGTACGACCGGGGGATCCCCGAGTCGCTGCTCGACGCCGTCCGTGCGCAGGCCAAGCCCGAAGCCGAGTTCACCCCCGCCGAGGGCGTGCCGGGGGATGTGGCGAAGGTGCTGATCTCGGCCGCCCGGTCCGGCCAGAACGCGGTGCACCTGGTCGCCGGCGATCCGTTCGGCCACGAGTCGGTGGTCAAGGAGGTACAGGCGGTCGCGCGTACCGCCGCGCACTTCGAGGTGGTCCCGGGCATCAGCCAGGCCGAGGGCGTGGCCACGTACGCGGGCCTGCCGCTGCCCGGCGTGCGTACCGCCGCCGACGTCGAGGACGTCACCACGCTGGACTTCGAGGCGCTGGCCGCGGCCGTCAGCCGGGGCTCGCTCGCGATCGCCGTGGACGCCGGCGACCTGGCCGCCGTGCGCGACGGGCTGCTCGCCGCCGGGGTGGACGGCACCACCGCCGTCGGCGTGACCGGCGACGGCACGGGGGAGACCCAGTACACGACCACGTCGACCGTGGACTCCTTCGTCGCGGCGGCGCTCGGCTTCACCGGCCGGGTCGTGCTCACCGTCGGCGCGGGCGTCGGCGAGCGGGACAAGCTGAGCTGGTGGGAGAACCGGCCGCTGTACGGCTGGAAGGTGCTCGTCCCCCGGACCAAGGAGCAGGCCGGCGTGATGAGCGCCCGGCTGCGGGCGTACGGGGCGATCCCGTGCGAGGTGCCGACGATCGCGGTCGAGCCGCCGCGTACCCCCGCCCAGATGGAGCGGGCGGTCAAGGGCCTGGTCGACGGCCGGTACGCCTGGGTGGTCTTCACCTCGGTCAACGCCGTACGGGCGGTCTGGGAGAAGTTCGCCGAGCACGGCCTGGACGCCCGGCACTTCGGCGGCGTCAAGATCGCCTGCATCGGCGAGGCCACCGCGGACGCCGTCCGGGCGTTCGGCATCCAGCCGGAGCTGATCCCGTCCGGCGAGCAGTCCTCCGAGGGGCTGCTGGCCGAGTTCTCGCCGCACGACGAGATCCTCGACCCGGTCGGCCGGGTGCTCCTGCCGCGCGCCGACATCGCCACCGAGACCCTCGCCGCCGGGCTCACCGAGCGCGGCTGGGAGGTCGACGACGTGACCGCGTACCGGACGGTCCGGGCCGCCCCGCCGCCCGCCGAGATCCGGGACGCGATCAAGTCGGGCGGGTTCGACGCCGTGCTGTTCACGTCGTCCTCCACGGTGCGGAACCTGGTCGGCATCGCCGGGAAGCCGCACCAGCGCACCGTCGTCGCCGTCATCGGGCCGAAGACGGCGGAGACGGCGACGGAGTTCGGTCTGCGCGTCGACGTGCAGCCGCAGCACGCCTCGGTGGCCGACCTGGTGGAGGCGCTCGCCGCCTACGCCGTCGAGCTGCGCGAGAAGCTCGCCGCCATGCCGGCCAAGCAGCGCCGGGGCTCGAAGGTGCAGGGCCCGACCGCCCTCAGGTTCCGCTGA
- the hemC gene encoding hydroxymethylbilane synthase, with protein MTAPLRLGTRGSALAMAQSGQVAAALTAATGREIELVEVVTAGDRSTAPVHRLGVGVFVSALRDALAARTIDFAVHSYKDLPTAAAPGLHIAAVPTRQDPRDALVARDGLTLAELPSGALVGTGALRRIAQLHALGMRLEVTPIRGNVDTRLARVLGPDADLDAVVLARAGLARIGRLDVITETLDPMLMLPAPAQGALAVECRSDDADLVELLAVLDHAPSRAAVTAERALLATLEAGCSAPVAAYAIVAEGEPAGSGAEGDVVQEIYLRGAVISPDGTRDLRLSRTGTPADAAEIGKALAAELLELGADSILGQEGHAGPGTQHIGSTE; from the coding sequence ATGACCGCCCCCCTGCGCCTCGGCACCCGGGGCAGCGCGCTGGCGATGGCCCAGTCCGGCCAGGTCGCCGCCGCGCTCACGGCCGCGACCGGCCGCGAGATCGAACTGGTCGAGGTGGTCACCGCCGGCGACCGCTCGACGGCCCCCGTGCACCGGCTCGGCGTCGGCGTGTTCGTCTCCGCGCTGCGCGACGCCCTGGCCGCCCGGACCATCGACTTCGCGGTGCACTCCTACAAGGATCTGCCCACCGCCGCGGCTCCCGGGCTGCACATCGCGGCCGTGCCGACCCGGCAGGACCCGCGCGACGCGCTGGTCGCCAGGGACGGGCTGACGCTCGCCGAGCTGCCGTCCGGCGCCCTGGTCGGCACCGGCGCGCTGCGCCGCATCGCGCAGCTGCACGCGCTCGGGATGCGGCTGGAGGTCACCCCGATCCGGGGCAACGTGGACACCCGCCTGGCGCGGGTGCTCGGCCCGGACGCCGACCTCGACGCGGTCGTCCTGGCCCGGGCCGGGTTGGCCCGGATCGGTCGGCTCGACGTGATCACCGAGACGCTCGACCCGATGCTCATGCTGCCCGCGCCCGCCCAGGGCGCGCTGGCCGTGGAGTGCCGGAGCGACGACGCCGACCTGGTCGAGCTGCTCGCGGTGCTCGATCACGCACCGTCCCGGGCCGCGGTCACCGCGGAACGGGCGTTGCTGGCCACCCTGGAGGCCGGGTGCAGCGCACCGGTCGCCGCCTACGCCATCGTCGCCGAAGGCGAGCCGGCCGGCTCGGGCGCCGAAGGCGATGTTGTTCAGGAGATTTACCTGCGCGGGGCGGTGATCAGCCCGGACGGTACCCGAGACCTCCGGCTGTCCCGCACCGGAACGCCCGCCGACGCGGCGGAGATCGGCAAGGCACTCGCCGCCGAACTCCTCGAACTCGGCGCCGACTCGATCCTCGGCCAAGAAGGACACGCCGGCCCGGGGACCCAGCACATTGGGAGCACAGAATGA
- a CDS encoding glutamyl-tRNA reductase: protein MKLLVVGTSYRTAPVAALEQLAVAPADLTRTLDRLIARPYVSEAVLVSTCNRVEVYAAVSGFHGGLGDICAVLGEHAGTPPAALANHLYVHYDAAAVDHVFRVAAGLDSMVVGEAQILGQLRDAYHWAAGADAAGRLLHELMQQALRVGKRAHAETGIDRAGQSVVTAALDLAAALLDGDLAGRPALVVGAGAMGALGVATLSRRGAGPLTVTNRGTDRAVRLAESYGASAAPMAELTDVLSTVDIVVAATASTEPVLTREVVARGLAGRDPGRGPLVLLDLAVPRDVAAGVAELDGVEVIDIARMAALLADEPAATDAAAVERIVTAEVDSFLTWLRGADVAPTVAALRGRAEDVVSAELRRLAQRRPDLTEGQRAEVARTVHRVVQRLLHQPTVRVRQLAAEPGGDQYAALLRELFGLQVPQTSPVDTVPDVVDTDTTPYPGGER from the coding sequence GTGAAACTCCTCGTCGTCGGCACGTCCTACCGCACCGCTCCGGTCGCCGCCCTGGAGCAGCTGGCGGTCGCCCCCGCCGACCTCACCCGCACCCTGGACCGCCTGATCGCCCGGCCGTACGTGAGCGAGGCGGTGCTGGTCTCCACCTGCAACCGGGTGGAGGTCTACGCCGCCGTGTCCGGCTTCCACGGCGGGCTCGGCGACATCTGCGCCGTCCTCGGCGAGCACGCCGGGACACCACCGGCCGCCCTGGCCAACCACCTCTACGTGCATTACGACGCCGCCGCCGTCGACCACGTCTTCCGGGTCGCCGCCGGGCTGGACTCGATGGTCGTCGGCGAGGCGCAGATCCTCGGCCAGCTCCGTGACGCGTACCACTGGGCCGCCGGGGCCGACGCCGCCGGCCGGCTGCTGCACGAGCTGATGCAGCAGGCGCTGCGGGTGGGGAAGCGGGCGCACGCGGAGACCGGCATCGACCGGGCCGGCCAGAGCGTGGTCACCGCCGCGCTCGACCTGGCCGCCGCGCTGCTCGACGGCGACCTCGCCGGCCGTCCCGCCCTGGTGGTCGGGGCCGGCGCGATGGGCGCGCTGGGCGTGGCGACGCTCTCCCGGCGCGGCGCGGGGCCGCTCACCGTGACCAACCGGGGGACCGACCGGGCCGTGCGGCTGGCCGAGTCGTACGGAGCCAGCGCGGCGCCGATGGCCGAGCTGACCGACGTGCTCTCCACAGTGGACATCGTAGTGGCCGCCACGGCGAGCACCGAACCGGTCCTCACCCGCGAGGTGGTGGCCCGCGGGCTCGCCGGCCGTGACCCCGGGCGGGGTCCGTTGGTCCTGCTCGACCTCGCCGTCCCGCGCGACGTGGCGGCGGGCGTGGCGGAGCTGGACGGTGTCGAGGTGATCGACATCGCCCGGATGGCGGCGCTGCTCGCCGACGAGCCCGCCGCCACCGACGCGGCCGCCGTCGAGCGGATCGTGACCGCCGAGGTCGACTCCTTCCTCACCTGGCTGCGCGGCGCCGACGTGGCCCCGACCGTGGCCGCGCTGCGCGGCCGGGCCGAGGACGTGGTCAGCGCCGAGCTGCGCCGGCTGGCCCAGCGCCGCCCCGACCTCACCGAGGGGCAGCGCGCGGAGGTCGCCCGGACGGTGCACCGGGTGGTGCAGCGGCTGCTGCACCAGCCCACCGTGCGGGTCCGCCAGCTCGCCGCCGAGCCGGGCGGCGACCAGTACGCCGCGCTGCTGCGCGAGCTGTTCGGCCTCCAGGTTCCGCAGACGTCCCCGGTCGACACCGTCCCCGACGTGGTCGACACCGACACCACCCCGTACCCCGGAGGTGAGAGATGA